A portion of the Manihot esculenta cultivar AM560-2 chromosome 2, M.esculenta_v8, whole genome shotgun sequence genome contains these proteins:
- the LOC110608698 gene encoding serine racemase isoform X1, with translation MEMSNHISTGKYAADISSIRDAQVRIKSFIHRTPVLTSESLNAMSGRKLFFKCECFQKGYNFHKILAFLCSSRGAFKFRGACNAIFSLDDDQAAKGVVTHSSGNHAAALALAAQLRGIPAYIVVPKNAPKCKMENVKRYGGQVILSEPTVQSRESVATKVLQETGGALVHPYNDGRMISGHGTIVLEILEQAPQIDTIIVPISGGGLISGVALAAKAINPCIRVLAAEPRGANDASLSKAAGEIVILPETNTIADGLRAFLGSLTWPVVRDFVDDVIIVEDKEIVEAMKLCFEILKVTIEPSGAIGLAAVLSDSFQKNPKWKDCCHIAIILSGGNVDLGVLWDSFRR, from the exons ATGGAAATGAGTAACCATATAAGCACAGGGAAGTATGCTGCTGATATCTCTTCCATAAGAGACGCACAAGTGCGCATCAAGTCATTTATTCACAGAACACCAGTCCTTACCTCAGAGTCTCTGAATGCTATGTCTGGGAGGAAGCTATTCTTTAAATGTGAATGTTTTCAGAAGGG CTACAACTTTCATAAGATCCTTGCTTTCTTATGTTCTTCTAGGGGAGCATTCAAATTCAGAGGAGCCTGCAATGCCATATTTTCTCTTGATGATGATCAGGCTGCTAAGGGAGTTGTAACACATAGCAG TGGCAACCATGCTGCAGCATTGGCTTTGGCTGCACAATTACGTGGGATCCCAGCGTACATAGTTGTACCAAAGAATGCCCCGAAATGCAAAATGGAGAATGTCAAACGTTACGGTGGTCAGGTTATATTGAGTGAGCCTACAGTGCAATCAAGGGAAAGTGTTGCAACCAAGGTATTGCAAGAAACTGGTGGAGCTCTTGTTCATCCTTATAATGATGGGCGCATGATAAG TGGACATGGTACCATAGTATTGGAGATTCTGGAACAAGCCCCTCAAATAGACACTATAATAGTTCCCATAAGTG GAGGTGGTTTAATATCTGGGGTGGCATTGGCTGCTAAGGCTATAAACCCTTGTATTCGAGTTTTAGCTGCTGAACCTAGGGGAGCTAATGATGCATCTCTATCTAAAGCAGCTGGTGAGATTGTAATATTGCCTGAAACCAACACTATTGCTGATGGGCTCCGAGCTTTTCTTGGAAGTTTGACGTG GCCTGTAGTTCGGGATTTTGTAGATGATGTTATAATTGTGGAAGACAAGGAGATTGTAGAAGCCATGAAACTCTGTTTTGAGATTCTGAAAGTTACAATAGAACCTAGTGGAGCAATTGGCCTTGCAGCTGTTTTAAGTGATAGTTTCCAGAAAAACCCCAAGTGGAAAGATTGCTGCCACATAGCCATCATACTTTCAGGAGGTAATGTAGATCTTGGTGTCCTATGGGATTCATTCAGAAGATGA
- the LOC110608698 gene encoding serine racemase isoform X2, translated as MEMSNHISTGKYAADISSIRDAQVRIKSFIHRTPVLTSESLNAMSGRKLFFKCECFQKGYNFHKILAFLCSSRGAFKFRGACNAIFSLDDDQAAKGVVTHSSGNHAAALALAAQLRGIPAYIVVPKNAPKCKMENVKRYGGQVILSEPTVQSRESVATKVLQETGGALVHPYNDGRMISGHGTIVLEILEQAPQIDTIIVPISGGGLISGVALAAKAINPCIRVLAAEPRGANDASLSKAAGEIVILPETNTIADGLRAFLGSLTWPVVRDFVDDVIIVEDKEIVEAMKLCFEILKVTIEPSGAIGLAAVLSDSFQKNPKWKDCCHIAIILSGGFYIQ; from the exons ATGGAAATGAGTAACCATATAAGCACAGGGAAGTATGCTGCTGATATCTCTTCCATAAGAGACGCACAAGTGCGCATCAAGTCATTTATTCACAGAACACCAGTCCTTACCTCAGAGTCTCTGAATGCTATGTCTGGGAGGAAGCTATTCTTTAAATGTGAATGTTTTCAGAAGGG CTACAACTTTCATAAGATCCTTGCTTTCTTATGTTCTTCTAGGGGAGCATTCAAATTCAGAGGAGCCTGCAATGCCATATTTTCTCTTGATGATGATCAGGCTGCTAAGGGAGTTGTAACACATAGCAG TGGCAACCATGCTGCAGCATTGGCTTTGGCTGCACAATTACGTGGGATCCCAGCGTACATAGTTGTACCAAAGAATGCCCCGAAATGCAAAATGGAGAATGTCAAACGTTACGGTGGTCAGGTTATATTGAGTGAGCCTACAGTGCAATCAAGGGAAAGTGTTGCAACCAAGGTATTGCAAGAAACTGGTGGAGCTCTTGTTCATCCTTATAATGATGGGCGCATGATAAG TGGACATGGTACCATAGTATTGGAGATTCTGGAACAAGCCCCTCAAATAGACACTATAATAGTTCCCATAAGTG GAGGTGGTTTAATATCTGGGGTGGCATTGGCTGCTAAGGCTATAAACCCTTGTATTCGAGTTTTAGCTGCTGAACCTAGGGGAGCTAATGATGCATCTCTATCTAAAGCAGCTGGTGAGATTGTAATATTGCCTGAAACCAACACTATTGCTGATGGGCTCCGAGCTTTTCTTGGAAGTTTGACGTG GCCTGTAGTTCGGGATTTTGTAGATGATGTTATAATTGTGGAAGACAAGGAGATTGTAGAAGCCATGAAACTCTGTTTTGAGATTCTGAAAGTTACAATAGAACCTAGTGGAGCAATTGGCCTTGCAGCTGTTTTAAGTGATAGTTTCCAGAAAAACCCCAAGTGGAAAGATTGCTGCCACATAGCCATCATACTTTCAGGAG GGTTTTATATTCAATGA
- the LOC110608698 gene encoding serine racemase isoform X3, protein MEMSNHISTGKYAADISSIRDAQVRIKSFIHRTPVLTSESLNAMSGRKLFFKCECFQKGGAFKFRGACNAIFSLDDDQAAKGVVTHSSGNHAAALALAAQLRGIPAYIVVPKNAPKCKMENVKRYGGQVILSEPTVQSRESVATKVLQETGGALVHPYNDGRMISGHGTIVLEILEQAPQIDTIIVPISGGGLISGVALAAKAINPCIRVLAAEPRGANDASLSKAAGEIVILPETNTIADGLRAFLGSLTWPVVRDFVDDVIIVEDKEIVEAMKLCFEILKVTIEPSGAIGLAAVLSDSFQKNPKWKDCCHIAIILSGGNVDLGVLWDSFRR, encoded by the exons ATGGAAATGAGTAACCATATAAGCACAGGGAAGTATGCTGCTGATATCTCTTCCATAAGAGACGCACAAGTGCGCATCAAGTCATTTATTCACAGAACACCAGTCCTTACCTCAGAGTCTCTGAATGCTATGTCTGGGAGGAAGCTATTCTTTAAATGTGAATGTTTTCAGAAGGG GGGAGCATTCAAATTCAGAGGAGCCTGCAATGCCATATTTTCTCTTGATGATGATCAGGCTGCTAAGGGAGTTGTAACACATAGCAG TGGCAACCATGCTGCAGCATTGGCTTTGGCTGCACAATTACGTGGGATCCCAGCGTACATAGTTGTACCAAAGAATGCCCCGAAATGCAAAATGGAGAATGTCAAACGTTACGGTGGTCAGGTTATATTGAGTGAGCCTACAGTGCAATCAAGGGAAAGTGTTGCAACCAAGGTATTGCAAGAAACTGGTGGAGCTCTTGTTCATCCTTATAATGATGGGCGCATGATAAG TGGACATGGTACCATAGTATTGGAGATTCTGGAACAAGCCCCTCAAATAGACACTATAATAGTTCCCATAAGTG GAGGTGGTTTAATATCTGGGGTGGCATTGGCTGCTAAGGCTATAAACCCTTGTATTCGAGTTTTAGCTGCTGAACCTAGGGGAGCTAATGATGCATCTCTATCTAAAGCAGCTGGTGAGATTGTAATATTGCCTGAAACCAACACTATTGCTGATGGGCTCCGAGCTTTTCTTGGAAGTTTGACGTG GCCTGTAGTTCGGGATTTTGTAGATGATGTTATAATTGTGGAAGACAAGGAGATTGTAGAAGCCATGAAACTCTGTTTTGAGATTCTGAAAGTTACAATAGAACCTAGTGGAGCAATTGGCCTTGCAGCTGTTTTAAGTGATAGTTTCCAGAAAAACCCCAAGTGGAAAGATTGCTGCCACATAGCCATCATACTTTCAGGAGGTAATGTAGATCTTGGTGTCCTATGGGATTCATTCAGAAGATGA